Proteins encoded within one genomic window of Polynucleobacter duraquae:
- a CDS encoding recombinase family protein, translated as MKKVAYFRVSTTDQSIESQRDALLKAIGLTEFNKEYLDKVSGATEAMKREGFKTMVEHCLSKGDTLYLYSIDRIGRDAIDIQTTIRDLLQAGINVHVVGLGELNGEVGAIVTGVLAHIAQLERTKINERTGAGRDLAKSTFRATGKTHNGKLSLGRPKKIDCGDVIKWRRTNKASIADTAKHFGISAASVKRCATLS; from the coding sequence ATGAAAAAAGTAGCTTATTTCAGAGTCAGCACTACAGATCAATCTATAGAGTCCCAGAGAGATGCGCTACTTAAAGCTATTGGCTTGACTGAGTTTAATAAGGAGTATTTAGACAAGGTATCAGGAGCTACTGAAGCTATGAAGCGAGAAGGCTTTAAAACCATGGTGGAGCATTGCCTTAGCAAAGGAGATACGCTCTACCTCTACTCCATTGATCGTATTGGTAGGGATGCTATAGACATTCAGACGACCATTAGGGATCTTCTCCAAGCTGGAATCAATGTTCATGTAGTGGGACTCGGTGAACTTAATGGTGAGGTAGGAGCAATCGTTACTGGGGTGCTAGCTCACATCGCCCAACTAGAGCGAACCAAGATCAACGAAAGAACTGGGGCTGGAAGAGATTTAGCTAAGAGTACCTTCAGGGCCACCGGAAAGACCCACAACGGCAAACTATCCCTAGGTAGGCCCAAGAAGATCGACTGTGGCGATGTAATCAAGTGGCGAAGAACCAATAAGGCTTCCATTGCCGATACGGCTAAACACTTTGGAATCAGTGCAGCTAGTGTCAAAAGGTGTGCAACACTTTCCTAA
- the odhB gene encoding 2-oxoglutarate dehydrogenase complex dihydrolipoyllysine-residue succinyltransferase gives MAIFEVKVPQLSESVAEATLLQWKKKVGDAVGQDEILIEIETDKVVLEVPSPSAGVITEIVIADGGTVVAEQLIAKIDSTAVAAAAPAAAARAPAAAAAQAAPAKAAPSAAKSSGAAAPSAAKILAENNMTTGQVAGSGRDGRVTKGDALNAVAGGSSSAALPSAPIPLGNRPEERVPMSRLRARIAERLLESQANNAILTTFNEVNMAPVIAMRNKYKDQFEKVHGVKLGFMSFFVKAATHALKKFPLLNASVDGNDIVYHGYFDIGIAVSSPRGLVVPILRDVDQMNLADIEKKIAEFGVKAREGKLSLEDLTGGTFSISNGGVFGSMLSTPIINPPQSAILGIHATKERAVVENGQIVIRPINYLALSYDHRIIDGREAVLGLVAMKDALEDPSRLLLDL, from the coding sequence ATGGCTATTTTTGAAGTTAAAGTCCCCCAGCTCTCCGAGTCAGTAGCAGAAGCTACTTTGTTGCAATGGAAAAAGAAAGTCGGTGATGCCGTCGGTCAAGATGAGATCTTGATTGAAATTGAAACAGACAAAGTTGTATTAGAAGTTCCTTCACCATCTGCTGGTGTTATTACCGAGATCGTTATTGCTGATGGCGGCACTGTAGTTGCTGAGCAACTGATTGCGAAGATAGATAGCACAGCTGTCGCTGCCGCCGCTCCTGCCGCCGCTGCACGAGCACCTGCAGCTGCAGCTGCTCAAGCTGCCCCAGCTAAAGCTGCGCCTTCTGCAGCAAAGTCATCTGGTGCTGCTGCACCTTCTGCAGCAAAAATTTTGGCTGAAAACAATATGACGACTGGTCAAGTTGCAGGCTCTGGTCGTGATGGTCGTGTGACAAAGGGTGATGCACTCAATGCCGTTGCGGGAGGTTCATCTTCCGCTGCATTGCCAAGCGCACCAATCCCGCTAGGCAATCGCCCAGAAGAGCGTGTGCCGATGAGTCGCTTGCGCGCTCGTATTGCTGAGCGTTTGCTGGAGTCTCAAGCAAACAATGCCATTTTGACTACTTTTAATGAAGTCAATATGGCTCCAGTAATCGCTATGCGTAACAAGTACAAAGATCAGTTTGAAAAAGTGCATGGCGTGAAGTTGGGCTTCATGTCCTTCTTTGTTAAAGCTGCTACACATGCTTTAAAGAAATTCCCATTATTAAATGCATCTGTTGATGGCAATGACATCGTGTATCACGGTTACTTTGACATTGGTATTGCAGTGAGCTCACCACGCGGTTTGGTTGTTCCAATTTTGCGTGACGTGGATCAAATGAATTTGGCTGATATCGAGAAGAAGATTGCTGAGTTTGGCGTAAAAGCGCGCGAAGGTAAGTTGTCATTAGAAGATTTAACCGGCGGCACATTCTCCATCTCTAATGGTGGCGTATTTGGTTCGATGCTTTCTACTCCGATTATCAATCCTCCACAGTCTGCGATTTTAGGCATTCATGCAACTAAAGAGCGTGCAGTGGTTGAGAACGGTCAAATCGTGATTCGTCCGATTAACTACCTAGCTTTGTCATATGACCATCGCATTATTGACGGTCGTGAGGCAGTGCTTGGCTTAGTAGCCATGAAGGATGCACTGGAAGATCCTTCACGTCTTCTCCTGGATTTGTAA
- the lpdA gene encoding dihydrolipoyl dehydrogenase, giving the protein MSQSFDIVVIGGGPGGYIAAIRAAQLGFKVACAESNAYDDPKGEIRLGGTCLNVGCIPSKALLASSEEFEKISHHVADHGITVGSVKLDSGKMIARKDGIVTKMTAGIQFLFRKNKITLLKGHASFEGKNADGYQVKIDGKDKEVVTAKNVIIATGSKARHLPGIPVDNVLISDNEGGLKFDSIPKKLGVIGAGVIGLELGSVWRRVGSDVTILEALPTFLGACDQGIAKEAHKIFTKQGLKINMGVKIGEVKADKKGVVVNYTDSEGKAQKLECDRLIVSVGRIPNTDKLGLDKIGLKVDERGFIPIDDHTCATAAPGVYAVGDVVRGPMLAHKAEDEGVLVAETIAGQKPHIDYNCIPWVIYTDPEIAWVGRTEEQLKQAGIAFKAGQFPFAANGRALGMDRADGFVKVLADEKTDEILGVHIIGPNASDLIAEAAVAMEFKAAAEDIARICHPHPSLSEVVREAALATDKRALNM; this is encoded by the coding sequence ATGAGCCAATCATTTGACATAGTAGTAATCGGCGGCGGTCCTGGCGGTTATATCGCTGCGATTCGTGCGGCGCAACTTGGCTTTAAGGTTGCCTGCGCTGAATCCAATGCCTATGACGATCCAAAGGGTGAGATTCGTCTAGGTGGAACTTGCTTGAACGTTGGTTGCATTCCTTCCAAAGCTTTGCTTGCTTCGTCTGAGGAATTCGAGAAAATTAGTCATCACGTAGCTGATCACGGCATTACTGTTGGATCAGTCAAGTTAGACTCTGGCAAGATGATTGCTCGTAAAGATGGGATTGTGACCAAGATGACTGCTGGTATTCAGTTCTTGTTCCGCAAAAACAAAATTACCTTGTTAAAAGGTCACGCATCTTTTGAGGGTAAGAATGCTGACGGTTATCAAGTCAAAATCGACGGTAAAGATAAAGAAGTCGTTACCGCTAAAAATGTGATTATTGCTACCGGATCTAAAGCGCGTCATTTGCCAGGTATTCCGGTTGACAACGTGTTGATTAGCGATAACGAAGGTGGTCTCAAGTTCGATTCCATTCCGAAGAAACTTGGCGTCATCGGCGCTGGTGTCATCGGTCTGGAATTGGGTTCTGTATGGCGCCGTGTTGGTTCTGATGTCACTATTCTTGAGGCGCTCCCCACTTTCTTGGGTGCCTGCGATCAGGGGATTGCAAAAGAAGCTCACAAGATCTTTACCAAGCAAGGCCTCAAGATCAATATGGGCGTCAAGATTGGTGAAGTCAAAGCTGACAAAAAAGGTGTTGTAGTGAACTACACCGATAGTGAAGGCAAGGCTCAGAAATTAGAGTGTGATCGTTTAATCGTTTCTGTTGGCCGGATCCCAAATACCGACAAACTAGGTCTCGATAAGATTGGTCTGAAAGTGGATGAGCGTGGTTTCATTCCAATCGATGACCATACTTGCGCAACAGCAGCGCCCGGTGTTTACGCTGTGGGTGATGTAGTGCGTGGACCTATGCTGGCTCACAAGGCAGAAGACGAAGGTGTGCTCGTTGCTGAAACGATCGCCGGTCAAAAGCCGCATATTGATTACAACTGTATTCCTTGGGTGATCTACACCGATCCTGAAATTGCTTGGGTTGGTAGAACTGAAGAGCAGCTTAAACAGGCTGGTATTGCCTTCAAAGCAGGTCAGTTTCCATTTGCAGCCAATGGTCGTGCACTAGGTATGGATCGTGCTGATGGTTTCGTCAAAGTATTGGCTGATGAAAAAACAGATGAAATCTTAGGCGTCCATATCATTGGACCAAACGCATCTGACCTAATTGCAGAAGCAGCCGTAGCGATGGAATTTAAAGCAGCAGCGGAAGATATTGCTCGTATCTGTCATCCACATCCAAGTCTATCGGAAGTGGTTCGCGAGGCAGCATTAGCGACGGATAAACGTGCATTAAACATGTAA
- the zapE gene encoding cell division protein ZapE codes for MKALEFYHQELKARGYHSDPAQLAAIERLQRCEDEWVAYKEIRSNGLKKKLFKPKLPTGVYLWGGVGRGKSFLMDVFFAASPLEKKIRIHFHEFMREVHRELHELSGMADPLDELAKRIANRYRLICFDEFHINDIADAMILYRLLSALFEDRVQFVMTSNYEPSQLYPNGLHRDRLLPAIKLLEEQLDVMNVDAGNDYRRVQMAQVQAYLTPVNAATHAILMQMFQTLIGNQKETVRPVLRIESRELRPLHMAEGVVWFDFQTLCCGPRSQNDYLEIAKQFHTVILSGVPYMPPRMTNEARRFIWLIDVLYDHKIKLIISAEVPAVDLYTEGQITSEFSRTVSRLIEMQSRDYLDAPRRVIDTSLT; via the coding sequence TTGAAAGCATTAGAGTTTTACCATCAAGAGTTAAAGGCGCGCGGGTATCACAGTGATCCCGCGCAACTAGCTGCTATTGAGCGCTTGCAGCGCTGTGAAGATGAGTGGGTTGCTTATAAAGAAATCCGCAGCAACGGTTTAAAAAAGAAGCTCTTCAAACCAAAACTTCCTACTGGCGTTTATTTGTGGGGAGGAGTAGGTCGCGGCAAATCCTTTTTGATGGATGTTTTTTTTGCTGCATCTCCTCTAGAGAAAAAGATCCGAATTCATTTTCATGAATTCATGCGAGAAGTGCATCGTGAGCTTCATGAGCTTTCTGGTATGGCGGATCCACTAGATGAACTTGCCAAAAGAATTGCCAATAGGTATCGACTCATTTGTTTTGATGAGTTTCATATCAATGATATTGCCGATGCCATGATTTTGTATCGCTTGCTGAGCGCGCTCTTTGAAGATCGGGTCCAGTTTGTGATGACCTCAAACTATGAACCTAGCCAGCTCTATCCCAACGGCTTGCATCGGGATCGTTTGCTTCCAGCCATTAAGCTACTGGAAGAGCAACTCGATGTCATGAATGTCGATGCCGGTAATGACTATCGCCGCGTACAGATGGCTCAGGTTCAGGCCTACCTGACGCCAGTCAATGCCGCCACCCATGCGATCTTGATGCAGATGTTTCAAACCCTAATCGGTAATCAAAAAGAGACTGTTCGTCCGGTGTTACGCATTGAATCTCGGGAGTTAAGGCCTCTGCATATGGCCGAAGGGGTGGTTTGGTTCGATTTTCAAACTTTATGCTGCGGTCCTAGGTCGCAAAACGACTATTTGGAGATTGCTAAACAGTTTCATACGGTGATCCTGTCGGGGGTCCCTTACATGCCCCCTAGAATGACTAATGAAGCCCGCCGCTTTATTTGGCTTATTGACGTCCTTTATGACCATAAAATCAAATTAATCATCTCTGCAGAGGTTCCAGCGGTCGATTTATATACCGAGGGCCAGATCACCAGTGAGTTCTCCAGAACGGTTTCTCGTTTAATTGAGATGCAGTCTCGGGATTACTTAGATGCACCCCGCCGGGTAATTGATACCAGCTTGACCTAA
- a CDS encoding 2-oxoglutarate dehydrogenase E1 component, which translates to MMQDQRDSSYLFGGNAPYVEELYESYLHDPGSVADHWRDYFDNVKQVPAVDGSSRTDVAHGPIVASFAERAKQGPIRTVSDSADSEMGRKRVAVQQLIAAYRNVGNRWADIDPLKRTERKDIPELDPAFYGFTDGDMDIVFNTSNTFFGRNEMTLRDLLQALRQTYCGTLGAEYMFIADQTIKKWWQEKLESIRSTPRFNMDEKRHILDRVTSAEGLERYLQAKYVGQKRFSLEGGESFIACMDELIRESGAKGVQEIVIGMAHRGRLNVLVNVLGKMPSDLFAEFEHKGPETLPAGDVKYHQGFSSDISTPAGPVHLSLAFNPSHLEIVNPVVEGSVRARMERRGDMLGEQVLPVLVHGDAAIAGQGVMQETLAMAEVRGYYTGGTIHIVINNQIGFTTSDPRDLRSSLYCTDIMKVIDAPVLHVNGDDPEAVVLATKLAVEFRTQFHKDVAIDIVCFRKLGHNEQDTPAMTQPLMYKIIATHPGTRKLYADKLEAQGVLPAGTGELMVKEYRAAMDAGKQTSDPVLSNFKGKFAVDWSPFLNKRWTDEADTAIPLTEWKRLAERVSTAREGFKVHPLVEKVLKDRAAMGRGETNIDWGMGEHMAFASLVASGYPVRLSGEDSGRGTFTHRHAVLHNQNREKWDTGVYIPLRHIAKDQAPFLVIDSILSEEAVLGFEYGYAAAEPNTLTIWEAQFGDFANGAQVVIDQFIASGEVKWGRANGLVMMLPHGYEGQGPEHSSARLERFMQLCADTNMQVIQPTTASQIFHVLRRQMIRQFRKPLILMTPKSLLRNKEAASPLTEFTKGGFHTILPERDESIDGKKVTRLIMCSGKVYYDLAKARTDKKLEDVAIIRLEQLYPFPHKALTAELKKYPNLEEVVWCQDEPQNQGAWFFVQHNILENMSEGMKLAYAGRPASASPACGYAHLHQEQQKSLLTAAFAKLKGYVITK; encoded by the coding sequence ATGATGCAAGATCAAAGAGATAGCTCCTATCTCTTCGGTGGAAACGCCCCTTACGTAGAAGAACTCTACGAATCCTATTTGCATGATCCAGGCTCTGTAGCTGATCATTGGCGAGATTATTTTGATAATGTGAAGCAGGTCCCAGCGGTAGATGGTTCTTCCAGAACTGACGTGGCCCATGGACCTATTGTTGCTTCATTTGCTGAGCGGGCCAAGCAAGGTCCCATCAGAACAGTTTCTGATTCGGCTGACTCTGAGATGGGGCGCAAACGCGTTGCCGTCCAGCAGTTAATCGCCGCATATCGTAACGTAGGTAACCGCTGGGCCGATATCGATCCTTTGAAGCGAACTGAGCGCAAGGATATTCCGGAGTTAGATCCAGCTTTTTATGGCTTTACAGACGGCGATATGGATATCGTCTTCAATACTAGTAATACCTTCTTTGGTCGCAATGAAATGACCTTGCGTGATCTTTTGCAAGCATTGCGTCAAACTTACTGTGGCACCTTAGGTGCTGAGTACATGTTTATTGCTGACCAGACCATTAAAAAATGGTGGCAAGAAAAATTAGAGTCGATTCGCTCAACTCCGAGATTTAATATGGATGAGAAGCGCCATATTTTGGATCGCGTTACTTCAGCAGAAGGTTTGGAGCGCTATCTTCAAGCTAAGTATGTGGGTCAAAAGCGATTCTCTCTCGAAGGTGGTGAGAGTTTTATCGCTTGTATGGACGAGTTGATTCGTGAATCTGGCGCTAAGGGTGTCCAAGAGATTGTGATCGGTATGGCCCATCGCGGCCGACTGAACGTGCTGGTGAATGTTTTAGGAAAAATGCCTTCAGACCTTTTTGCTGAGTTTGAGCATAAGGGCCCAGAAACATTGCCTGCAGGTGACGTGAAGTACCACCAGGGATTCTCGAGCGATATTTCTACTCCGGCAGGACCTGTCCATTTATCGCTGGCATTTAATCCTTCCCATTTAGAGATCGTAAATCCGGTAGTAGAGGGTTCTGTACGTGCTCGTATGGAGCGTCGTGGAGATATGTTGGGTGAGCAAGTATTACCAGTATTAGTGCATGGAGATGCGGCTATTGCTGGTCAAGGCGTGATGCAAGAAACCTTAGCAATGGCTGAGGTGCGCGGCTACTACACTGGCGGCACGATTCACATCGTCATTAATAATCAGATTGGTTTCACAACCTCCGATCCTCGTGACCTGCGCTCAAGTTTGTATTGCACAGACATCATGAAGGTGATTGATGCACCTGTATTGCATGTGAACGGTGATGATCCTGAAGCGGTTGTTTTGGCTACCAAGCTGGCTGTTGAGTTCCGTACACAGTTCCACAAAGATGTTGCAATTGATATTGTTTGCTTCAGAAAGCTGGGTCATAACGAGCAAGACACTCCAGCAATGACGCAGCCATTGATGTACAAAATCATCGCGACTCATCCAGGTACACGCAAGTTATATGCGGATAAATTAGAGGCTCAAGGTGTTTTGCCTGCCGGCACCGGTGAATTGATGGTGAAAGAGTATCGTGCGGCCATGGATGCGGGTAAGCAGACTTCAGACCCTGTGCTCAGTAATTTCAAAGGTAAGTTTGCAGTTGATTGGTCTCCATTTCTCAATAAGCGTTGGACCGATGAGGCTGACACTGCGATCCCATTGACTGAGTGGAAACGGCTCGCAGAACGAGTCTCTACCGCTCGAGAAGGATTTAAGGTTCATCCTTTGGTCGAAAAGGTCTTAAAAGATCGTGCTGCTATGGGCCGCGGCGAAACTAATATTGACTGGGGTATGGGTGAGCATATGGCTTTCGCATCCCTAGTAGCTAGTGGCTATCCAGTTCGCTTATCCGGCGAGGACAGTGGTCGCGGCACCTTTACCCATCGCCATGCAGTTTTGCATAATCAAAACCGTGAAAAATGGGATACCGGAGTCTATATTCCCCTGCGTCATATTGCTAAAGATCAAGCTCCTTTTTTAGTAATTGATTCCATCCTCTCTGAAGAGGCGGTACTTGGTTTTGAGTATGGTTATGCTGCTGCAGAACCAAATACTCTGACTATTTGGGAGGCCCAGTTCGGCGACTTCGCGAACGGCGCTCAAGTAGTGATCGATCAATTTATTGCTTCGGGAGAAGTGAAGTGGGGTCGTGCTAACGGCTTGGTCATGATGTTGCCTCACGGCTATGAGGGTCAAGGGCCAGAACACTCATCTGCACGATTAGAGCGCTTTATGCAGTTATGCGCTGACACTAATATGCAAGTGATTCAGCCAACAACCGCATCGCAGATCTTCCATGTATTGCGTCGTCAAATGATTCGTCAGTTCCGCAAGCCGCTGATCTTGATGACACCAAAATCTTTACTGCGTAACAAAGAGGCTGCTTCGCCATTGACTGAGTTTACCAAGGGTGGGTTTCATACCATTCTTCCGGAGCGCGATGAGAGTATCGATGGCAAAAAGGTCACTCGATTAATTATGTGTTCCGGTAAGGTCTATTACGATTTGGCCAAAGCACGTACCGATAAAAAACTAGAGGATGTGGCAATTATTCGTTTGGAGCAACTCTATCCATTCCCTCATAAGGCATTGACTGCTGAGTTGAAGAAGTATCCAAATCTGGAGGAGGTAGTGTGGTGTCAAGATGAGCCACAAAACCAAGGCGCTTGGTTCTTTGTTCAGCACAATATTTTGGAGAATATGTCTGAAGGCATGAAATTAGCCTATGCAGGTCGTCCAGCTTCTGCTTCACCAGCTTGTGGCTACGCACATCTCCATCAAGAACAACAGAAGTCTCTTCTTACTGCAGCATTCGCAAAACTTAAGGGTTATGTCATTACGAAGTAA
- a CDS encoding ParB N-terminal domain-containing protein, giving the protein MSETRTYEQGRKLLIKEFELNSKPPEEDPQSIHLEAIHMAHSVFQPRQFQDGTMATSEDHTQGLMEAIQGEDSHLLDPIVVWWSGKQWTVIDGAHRLMAYRRMNKKRLLHNPMIPVAVFKGNLQAAIAESLKLNTKDKLPMTKDDKATGAWRLTVTSNYTKPQIQSICKVGTSTIARMREVLTLIKEKHPEDFLEVALDLSWKDARNFGAKEIVRDDTWEEKQARIWSDRLAKAYGTKASRQPAIFARALELYSSRFPKELLGNWHDDVQAYIEEYVEPEF; this is encoded by the coding sequence GTGTCTGAAACTAGGACCTATGAGCAAGGTCGCAAACTACTCATTAAAGAATTTGAATTAAACAGCAAGCCACCGGAAGAAGATCCGCAGTCTATCCACTTGGAAGCCATTCACATGGCTCACTCTGTATTCCAACCAAGGCAATTCCAGGATGGAACTATGGCAACCTCTGAGGATCACACTCAAGGTTTGATGGAAGCCATTCAAGGTGAGGATAGTCACCTCCTAGATCCTATAGTGGTCTGGTGGTCTGGTAAACAATGGACTGTGATTGATGGTGCTCATAGGCTAATGGCTTATAGACGTATGAATAAGAAAAGGTTGCTTCATAACCCTATGATTCCTGTAGCTGTCTTTAAGGGAAACCTTCAAGCAGCTATTGCGGAGAGCCTTAAGCTCAACACCAAAGACAAGCTACCGATGACTAAAGACGATAAGGCGACTGGAGCATGGAGACTGACTGTTACCAGTAACTACACCAAGCCACAGATACAAAGTATATGTAAGGTGGGCACATCAACCATAGCGAGGATGCGAGAAGTTTTAACCCTCATCAAGGAGAAGCACCCTGAGGATTTCCTTGAGGTGGCCTTAGATTTGAGCTGGAAGGATGCTAGGAACTTTGGAGCTAAAGAGATTGTCAGAGATGACACATGGGAAGAAAAACAAGCCAGAATATGGTCTGATAGATTAGCTAAGGCATATGGAACGAAAGCCTCAAGACAGCCAGCAATCTTCGCTAGGGCGCTTGAGCTTTATTCCTCAAGATTTCCGAAGGAACTCCTCGGGAATTGGCATGACGATGTTCAGGCCTACATTGAGGAATACGTTGAGCCTGAGTTCTAG
- a CDS encoding PaaI family thioesterase: MTSNSNNTTYFGLTIPFLAHLGVVPEYAEGGKSRISLVIQPEFENSFQIAHGGVVMTLLDFAMGAAARSTVNQQLGAMTIDMNVSFLRPSIGKIVVEGSVLKFGKTIHYCEAIVLNEAGEVTAKSSGTFMLRR; this comes from the coding sequence ATGACATCAAACTCAAACAACACTACGTATTTTGGATTGACCATCCCATTTTTAGCTCACCTGGGGGTTGTTCCTGAGTATGCCGAAGGCGGTAAATCCCGTATTAGCTTAGTCATCCAGCCAGAATTTGAGAATAGCTTTCAGATTGCTCATGGTGGTGTTGTGATGACCCTGTTGGATTTTGCAATGGGGGCGGCAGCTCGCAGCACTGTCAACCAGCAACTTGGCGCTATGACAATTGATATGAATGTCAGCTTCCTGCGTCCAAGCATTGGCAAGATTGTGGTGGAGGGTAGCGTTCTGAAGTTTGGCAAAACGATTCATTATTGCGAGGCCATAGTATTAAACGAGGCCGGTGAAGTAACTGCTAAATCTAGCGGTACATTTATGCTGAGAAGGTAA
- a CDS encoding H-NS family nucleoid-associated regulatory protein, with product MSSYKDLLAQREQLDKQIKEAVLREKADGIAKAKLIIEQYDLTASDLFSRKAGVRSSGSKVAPKYRNPSNGDTWTGRGKAPKWIEGRDRSNFLI from the coding sequence ATGTCATCTTATAAAGACCTTTTAGCTCAGCGCGAACAGTTAGATAAACAAATTAAAGAAGCAGTTTTACGTGAAAAGGCCGACGGCATTGCCAAAGCCAAGCTCATCATTGAACAATATGATTTAACAGCATCAGATTTATTTAGTCGTAAGGCTGGCGTCCGTAGTTCAGGTAGTAAGGTTGCCCCTAAGTATCGCAATCCCTCTAATGGCGATACTTGGACTGGCCGCGGCAAGGCGCCTAAATGGATTGAAGGCAGAGATCGTAGTAACTTCTTGATCTAA
- a CDS encoding excisionase family DNA-binding protein yields the protein MKAITPELEYLSTRQSAKVLQVSLGTVQKMVELGELIAWKTRGGHRRILASSLDQQLARRKRAMRQKTTQNCIAMGIFRRVENSHELIESIQCWQLKVDMEVSVDSLEGLMKAVSIAPDLIFLDALIPPVEQVHLIHYLSKNKDTQRIPILVDEGFIRLHPGVIGLADENTVGVKSRYPEVLQEELENGLIDQNPLIIGYPATNPELENTMGI from the coding sequence ATGAAAGCGATTACCCCAGAATTGGAATATCTAAGCACCCGTCAAAGCGCAAAAGTGCTGCAGGTATCACTTGGCACCGTCCAGAAAATGGTTGAATTAGGTGAATTAATCGCCTGGAAGACGCGTGGAGGTCATAGGCGTATCTTGGCAAGCTCCTTAGACCAACAGCTAGCGCGTCGCAAAAGGGCGATGCGGCAGAAAACTACCCAAAACTGTATTGCCATGGGGATATTCAGAAGAGTCGAAAATAGCCACGAGTTAATCGAATCTATTCAATGCTGGCAGTTAAAGGTAGATATGGAGGTATCTGTTGATAGCCTTGAGGGTCTGATGAAGGCAGTTTCAATCGCCCCCGACCTCATATTTCTAGATGCCCTGATTCCACCAGTTGAGCAGGTACATCTCATCCATTATTTGAGCAAAAACAAGGACACACAGCGTATTCCTATTTTGGTAGATGAAGGATTTATTCGCCTTCATCCTGGGGTTATAGGCCTAGCTGATGAAAATACCGTTGGTGTAAAGTCGCGCTACCCTGAAGTTCTTCAGGAGGAGCTTGAAAATGGCCTAATTGATCAAAATCCACTGATTATTGGCTATCCAGCTACCAACCCAGAGCTTGAAAATACTATGGGGATATAA
- a CDS encoding site-specific integrase gives MKPNYLFQPRPDGTFYARVRVPTKLAPYVRKEMIVRSLKTKDLQVAKRRLHEVVNEIFKEFEKFNSRDYVASLILDIKHHTKDDETDERAWEIAKNLSEKLDKITSQRLLGELDGRVSLHTLAEQQIKRWIAEKKYPKKSDQKNAEGRLKEAVREFSLHSGLVFIDTVKTKHLASWVDHMTTDGKLSAKTANNKLSQISLLFKSGIRSGIVDRNYAEGAGARGKSGSGAIAHTDEELKALFNHPDLFPDTRDCVTVALLLGLRISEVFKIEPKDAGSVFVRGTKNGASSAYLPVIPEVNTLLKRIPFENKGLFRRVQRNFNGLASDLKYGSTHALRKRYAQELEAIGCEPLNIMRLMRHTTGKITFDTYSKAEMDTLRPWNAKAAKKFLKVINGNKKI, from the coding sequence ATGAAACCCAACTATCTATTCCAACCTAGACCCGATGGGACATTTTACGCCCGTGTTCGTGTACCTACGAAACTCGCGCCCTATGTTCGCAAGGAGATGATTGTTCGCTCATTGAAGACGAAAGATCTTCAAGTAGCCAAGAGAAGACTTCACGAAGTAGTAAACGAGATCTTTAAAGAGTTCGAGAAGTTCAACTCACGGGACTACGTTGCTAGTTTGATTCTTGATATCAAACACCACACTAAAGATGATGAGACGGATGAGAGAGCTTGGGAGATTGCAAAGAACCTCTCAGAGAAATTAGACAAGATCACCTCTCAAAGATTGCTTGGAGAACTAGACGGAAGAGTCTCCCTTCACACACTTGCAGAACAACAAATTAAGCGATGGATTGCAGAGAAAAAGTACCCCAAAAAGTCTGACCAAAAGAACGCTGAGGGAAGACTAAAAGAAGCCGTAAGGGAGTTCTCATTACATAGTGGCTTGGTCTTCATTGATACAGTAAAAACAAAGCATTTAGCCTCTTGGGTGGATCATATGACCACCGATGGGAAGCTTTCAGCCAAGACCGCAAACAATAAACTCTCTCAGATATCACTACTATTTAAGTCGGGAATTAGGTCTGGAATCGTTGATAGGAACTACGCTGAGGGTGCTGGAGCTAGAGGCAAATCAGGTAGTGGAGCTATAGCCCACACCGATGAGGAACTTAAAGCCCTCTTTAATCACCCCGACCTATTCCCCGATACAAGGGATTGCGTAACAGTAGCCCTCCTCCTTGGCCTTCGCATAAGTGAAGTATTCAAGATAGAGCCTAAAGATGCTGGCTCAGTATTCGTCAGAGGCACTAAGAACGGGGCTTCGTCAGCCTACCTCCCTGTGATCCCTGAGGTAAACACCTTACTGAAACGAATTCCATTCGAGAACAAGGGGCTCTTCAGAAGAGTTCAGAGGAACTTCAATGGCCTAGCAAGTGATCTGAAGTACGGCTCGACCCACGCTCTACGTAAGAGATACGCTCAGGAGCTTGAAGCTATTGGGTGTGAGCCATTGAACATCATGCGACTAATGAGACATACCACCGGAAAGATTACCTTTGACACCTACTCTAAGGCTGAGATGGACACTCTTAGACCTTGGAACGCAAAGGCAGCCAAGAAGTTTCTTAAGGTCATCAATGGGAATAAAAAGATATGA